In a single window of the Luteolibacter arcticus genome:
- a CDS encoding alpha/beta fold hydrolase, producing MIPSFILVIWLSGLIALAGIGGAAYLFHDWYQRSWGWDAAAGVSVFAPSLGWDALTAVLAAAVLLLLFTFAGRPIILSLLRIGRTGSNDMDSDPRPSPVPESVHGIDRPDGSRLHVECYGEPAGIPLIATHGWGLTAAEWNYLKRDVPPGYRLIVWDLPGLGSSTAPSDRDFSLLKLAGHLGAVVEFAAKPAVLVGHSIGGMIVLTYMALFPHASGSSVRALMLVHTTPTDPVKTTSGSAILLPLEVPLLKPLMYLTIALSPLIRLMNWLSYANGTTHLINKFSSFAGEETWQQVDFAARFSPRASPAVLARGMLAMMRYDAFAALPLIKVPTLVVAGDRDSTTKPSASRTLHEGIAGARLIELSPAKHLGLIEHHVIFRQALASICQLPRKAPLPALR from the coding sequence ATGATACCCTCCTTCATCCTGGTGATTTGGCTTTCAGGACTCATCGCTCTGGCCGGCATCGGCGGTGCCGCTTACCTCTTCCACGATTGGTATCAACGCTCGTGGGGATGGGATGCCGCCGCGGGAGTGTCCGTCTTCGCACCCTCGCTGGGTTGGGACGCTTTGACCGCCGTGCTCGCAGCGGCGGTGCTGCTCTTGCTCTTCACTTTCGCCGGCCGTCCCATTATCCTGAGCTTGCTCCGCATCGGTCGCACGGGGAGCAATGATATGGATTCCGACCCGCGTCCTTCGCCCGTGCCCGAGTCCGTTCATGGCATCGACCGCCCGGATGGCTCGCGTCTACATGTCGAGTGCTACGGAGAGCCGGCAGGCATTCCATTGATCGCGACGCACGGTTGGGGGCTCACCGCCGCGGAGTGGAACTATCTGAAGCGCGATGTGCCCCCGGGCTACCGGCTGATCGTCTGGGATCTCCCCGGCCTTGGCTCCTCCACCGCCCCTTCCGATCGCGATTTCAGCCTGCTGAAACTCGCAGGTCATCTGGGGGCTGTGGTGGAGTTTGCGGCCAAGCCTGCGGTCCTTGTGGGCCATAGCATCGGGGGAATGATCGTCCTCACCTACATGGCGCTCTTTCCCCACGCCTCGGGTTCCAGCGTCCGGGCTCTCATGCTGGTCCACACGACGCCCACCGACCCGGTCAAGACCACCTCCGGCAGCGCGATCCTGCTGCCCTTGGAGGTGCCGCTGCTGAAACCCCTGATGTATCTCACCATCGCCCTCTCCCCGCTGATCCGCCTGATGAACTGGCTGTCGTACGCCAATGGCACCACCCATCTCATCAACAAGTTCAGCTCCTTCGCCGGCGAAGAAACTTGGCAGCAAGTGGACTTCGCCGCCCGCTTCAGCCCCCGCGCATCTCCCGCCGTGCTCGCCCGCGGAATGCTCGCGATGATGCGCTACGATGCGTTCGCGGCGCTGCCCCTCATCAAGGTCCCCACGCTGGTCGTCGCCGGGGATCGCGACTCCACCACCAAGCCCTCTGCCAGCCGCACGCTCCACGAGGGCATTGCGGGTGCTCGCCTGATCGAATTGTCGCCCGCCAAACACCTCGGCCTCATCGAGCACCACGTCATCTTCAGGCAAGCACTCGCAAGCATTTGCCAGCTTCCGAGGAAAGCTCCTTTGCCCGCTCTGAGATAG
- a CDS encoding phospholipase D-like domain-containing protein yields MQISREKLATIGLTAGVSALLTVFIRNFISGEKKIKHRIAQRYGIADPQFERAMSQLLGPPIIGGNQVVPLQNGRQIFPAMLDAIDKAERTITFETFIYWSGEVADRFADLLAAKAKAGIKVHVLIDAVGCNCVNGQAIRKMVDAGVELELYHMTSFARVNHRTHRKLLVVDGKVGFTGGVGIADHWDGDATDPDHFRDTQYRVEGPVVAQMQAAFLDNWMKTRAVVLHGESYFPALQDAGNLHCQMFKSSPMEGSESARLMYLLSIAAAERSIQIGNAYFLPDDLTTQTLLESVERGVKVDVLLPGRTIDSPTERVASRHRLRRLLEGGVRVHEYQPTMYHCKCMMIDEHWTSVGSANFDNRSFRINDEANLNVIDPEFTAQEVEVFKRDLQQAREFTIQDWHQRSTTEKIAGSAAALLRSQL; encoded by the coding sequence GTGCAAATCAGCCGAGAGAAACTGGCGACCATTGGCCTGACCGCTGGAGTCTCCGCCCTCCTCACGGTGTTTATCCGGAATTTTATTTCGGGAGAAAAGAAGATCAAACATCGGATAGCTCAGCGCTACGGAATCGCCGACCCGCAATTTGAACGGGCGATGAGCCAGTTGCTTGGGCCTCCCATCATCGGCGGCAATCAGGTGGTTCCTCTTCAAAACGGGAGGCAAATCTTCCCCGCAATGTTGGACGCGATCGACAAAGCAGAGCGAACGATCACCTTCGAGACATTCATCTACTGGTCAGGTGAGGTCGCCGATCGCTTCGCCGATCTTCTCGCCGCCAAGGCGAAAGCGGGGATCAAGGTTCATGTCTTGATTGATGCAGTCGGCTGCAACTGTGTAAACGGGCAGGCCATCCGCAAAATGGTGGATGCCGGAGTGGAATTGGAGCTCTATCACATGACCAGCTTCGCCCGGGTCAACCACCGGACTCACCGCAAGCTGCTGGTGGTAGATGGCAAGGTGGGTTTTACCGGCGGTGTCGGAATTGCGGACCATTGGGATGGCGACGCTACCGACCCGGACCACTTCCGCGACACCCAGTATCGCGTCGAGGGGCCCGTCGTCGCGCAGATGCAGGCGGCGTTCCTCGACAACTGGATGAAAACGCGTGCTGTCGTCCTTCACGGCGAATCCTATTTTCCCGCCCTCCAGGATGCGGGGAACCTGCATTGCCAGATGTTCAAAAGCTCCCCGATGGAGGGCAGCGAAAGCGCGCGGCTCATGTATCTCCTCTCGATCGCCGCGGCGGAGCGGAGCATCCAGATCGGCAATGCCTACTTCCTTCCTGACGACCTAACAACCCAGACGCTTCTCGAAAGCGTGGAACGAGGCGTGAAGGTCGATGTCTTGCTTCCTGGGCGGACGATCGACTCACCGACGGAACGCGTCGCATCCCGGCATCGGTTGCGTCGACTGCTGGAGGGTGGCGTGCGGGTCCACGAGTATCAGCCCACCATGTATCACTGCAAATGCATGATGATCGACGAGCACTGGACATCGGTCGGCTCAGCGAACTTCGACAACCGCTCTTTTCGCATCAATGACGAAGCGAATCTGAATGTGATCGATCCGGAGTTCACCGCTCAAGAGGTTGAGGTCTTCAAACGAGATCTCCAACAAGCGAGGGAGTTCACCATCCAAGATTGGCACCAGCGCTCAACCACCGAGAAAATCGCCGGCAGTGCTGCCGCGCTCCTTCGATCCCAGTTGTAG
- a CDS encoding HNH endonuclease signature motif containing protein encodes MLLPLFALLVARVRRTGKLRAVPKFSPTRAAEPASSNKSRPQSRHPDHLVLLEPHGFVRPSGQFRAPNRRHERRGHCILQRPVQSPPTTRAPAGSRSTIPLMNWKNYQAYQAFDEFLNSVVVERRSHITVGKEPLDFASAFDEIKARFVEAFDASNSTFDDKARRQFQGAADNTKRVFANLEYLWCMPVGNVRGDTKREYALRWFSDHEIVSGEKYFFSDEHGIANPGMWHLTNKYFEMLSISRILKTLVDDGAVKTIADSKSKIEALAHEGIYGTPDSGADFYTTLKCSSYHMLLHLANPDRFEAIVSENNKARIVSVFSHVIADEVIPDRERQIQRIREKLYDTYGVSASSDEKRRWFFYLLDVKPLWVGKITKKSQRAASVMAEVWEEEMAEELEGDKKDFSGYRLCRSGKLVHKAKVRDRFSCVACGFHHEGQVVQVHHLDPLSERRHPKMTSLSDLITLCPNCHYIAHHLLRKAALQKSDRFKKREELVPELTRVWNRRNQSLIKAGGTR; translated from the coding sequence GTGCTTTTGCCCCTCTTCGCGCTGCTGGTGGCGAGGGTGCGCCGGACGGGAAAGCTCCGGGCCGTTCCAAAATTTTCGCCGACTCGCGCAGCGGAGCCGGCATCGTCGAACAAATCTCGGCCACAATCCCGCCACCCCGACCACCTAGTTCTGCTAGAGCCTCACGGTTTTGTTCGACCTTCTGGCCAGTTCAGGGCACCCAATCGGAGGCACGAACGTCGAGGTCATTGCATTCTACAGCGGCCCGTTCAATCTCCGCCAACGACGCGAGCGCCGGCAGGTTCAAGGTCTACCATCCCCCTTATGAATTGGAAAAATTACCAAGCATACCAAGCCTTTGATGAGTTCTTAAACAGTGTTGTCGTCGAGCGTCGGAGCCATATCACCGTCGGCAAGGAGCCGCTCGATTTCGCCTCCGCCTTCGACGAAATCAAAGCGCGCTTCGTGGAAGCGTTCGATGCATCCAATTCGACTTTCGATGACAAGGCGCGGCGACAATTCCAAGGAGCGGCCGACAACACGAAAAGAGTCTTCGCCAATCTAGAATACCTCTGGTGCATGCCGGTGGGGAACGTCCGAGGCGATACGAAGCGCGAATATGCACTACGCTGGTTCAGCGATCACGAGATTGTGTCAGGAGAGAAATACTTCTTCAGTGACGAACACGGCATCGCGAATCCGGGAATGTGGCACCTCACGAACAAGTATTTCGAGATGCTTTCCATCTCCCGGATTCTCAAAACCTTGGTGGATGACGGTGCGGTCAAAACGATCGCGGATTCGAAGAGCAAGATCGAGGCTCTCGCCCACGAAGGGATCTACGGCACGCCGGACTCCGGGGCCGATTTCTACACGACCCTGAAATGCAGCAGCTATCACATGCTGCTGCATCTTGCGAATCCGGATCGCTTCGAAGCGATTGTTTCTGAAAACAACAAAGCGCGGATCGTTTCGGTTTTCTCCCATGTCATCGCGGATGAAGTCATCCCGGATCGGGAAAGGCAGATCCAACGGATCCGCGAGAAGCTCTATGACACCTACGGGGTTTCAGCGAGTTCAGACGAGAAGCGCCGCTGGTTTTTTTATCTGTTGGATGTCAAACCCCTGTGGGTTGGGAAAATCACAAAGAAGTCGCAGCGGGCAGCTTCTGTCATGGCCGAGGTGTGGGAGGAGGAGATGGCCGAAGAATTGGAAGGAGATAAGAAAGATTTCTCCGGATACCGGCTCTGCCGAAGCGGCAAGCTGGTTCACAAGGCGAAGGTGCGGGATCGTTTCTCCTGTGTCGCTTGCGGATTCCACCACGAAGGACAGGTCGTTCAGGTCCATCACCTAGATCCCTTGAGCGAACGACGCCATCCCAAGATGACCTCGCTGAGCGACCTGATCACGCTCTGCCCGAATTGCCACTACATCGCGCACCATCTTCTCAGGAAGGCCGCTCTCCAGAAGTCCGACCGGTTCAAAAAGAGAGAGGAATTGGTTCCCGAGCTGACTAGGGTCTGGAATCGACGGAATCAAAGTCTTATCAAAGCGGGAGGAACCCGCTAG